The following nucleotide sequence is from Euleptes europaea isolate rEulEur1 chromosome 3, rEulEur1.hap1, whole genome shotgun sequence.
gcttccaggggtaaacccagaagtgacataatcacatcGCGCATGGCCGCTCGCGTGCGATCACCAAACCGAGGAgcttggtggattggtgggcaattgaatgccaatcccagcaacctggcaaccctaatattataccccactgctgacatttcatttttgggtttttttcctgaaaCATCTTTGCATTGGCTAACTTCCATTCTGTGACAGGGGTAGTCATGTATATTGCCTCCCACAAATTTGGGAGCTGATTTGAAATGGCTTTTCTCATTTGCACCTCTTGTTCTGCTACATACAATGTttgttgtagtttgttttttCTGTCTCTTGATTGTATCAGTGTTATGAACCTTCTGCTCTTCACTTTATAAGCTTGAACAGCAACAACGACAACAAACCAATAGAAAAGCGGGAAGTGTGTAAAGACAACAAACCAACAGAAAAGGAGGAAGTGCGTACAGAGTGGATGAAGAGAGAAGAGTCAAACAGGATaggtaggccatttatgcatggcaggttttgtcttggatttgccactctctagatgcacatttttccaatCAAAATTCctaaaacttaaaaataagcccccatgcagagttttgagaattcagatggggaaaatgtgcatctagagagcagcaaatccaaggcaaaacctcccatgcataagtgtcCGTAAGCAGAAGACAAGTCTGAAAACAGTTAAGTACTGTGCAATTCCTCAGTGACTAgctaagagtccagtagctacCACTGAGATCATTGGCGTTTGAGTGTGAAGCCATGAATCAGACACATTCCTCCACTCAGAACAAATTATATTTCTGGGTAGGTGGGGTACTTGGGGGGAGCGCAACAACTCTCTCGGGTTTCTCTCAGAGAtgagaagggaagaggaaagtgAGGAAGAAATCTGCTTGGCCGCTGGAGGAAGATTTTCTTTGCATGCACGAACCAGCCACAAATGTTGGAAGAATGAGGAAAGTTAAATAAAGAGCTGAGCATTCTATGATGGCAAAAAGCAGCGAAGACACGACACAATCTAATCTGTGGACTGGGATGGACATGcttcttcctgcttccctcagGATGGGTAAGAGCCATTGATGAGCGAGGCACATAAAGAGGACTGAGGCTTCCTGATGACTTATGTCATTTGGTTTTGAAACATAGGCTGCTCTGAGTCATTtccatttcccacccacccccgtcatCCCTTGTGTTTCCCCAGTTGTTAATCTTCCACTGAACGATGTGCGTCCCGTAGTTCTTTCTAATACCAGAGCACACCTTGTGTAGTCAATGACGGCAGATCTCATTGAAGAAGCTTCATGGGGCAACTTCTCGGATGAAAGGCTTGGAGACGAAAGTCCTGTCACAGGAGTCTTGGGCGCGGTCCTCATCGTTATGTGTCTGTTTGGGATGATAGGGAATATTTATACACTGGTGGTGGCATTTAGTGGCTTGTCTGGTCGCTCCAcgggatctttgtgtgtgtacGTAATCAACTTGGCCTTGGCTGATTTACTCTACCTTTCCACTATCCCCTTTGTGGTGTGCACATATTTTGCGCATGACTGGTTCTTTGGCGACCTGGGCTGCAGGGTTTTGCTCAGTTTGGACCTGCTCACCATGCATGCTAGCATCTTCCTGCTGACCACCATGAGCTTGGAGCGGTACTGGGCAGTGACCAGGCCGTTGAGGGCCAGACTGGCTGGAAAGAGCTACCGCAAAGTTGCCAGCATGGCTGTATGGCTCCTCTCCTTGTTGCTTGCCGTACCCATGATGGTCATGATCCAGCAGCGGGAAGGCACCAGCCACAAACATATCTGTTTTCCCACATGGACTCCGGATGCTTTCCGAGTTTACCTCACAGTTCTGTTCAGTACCAGCATCCTAGGGCCTGGTCTGGTCTTGGGCATAGTGTATTCCTGCCTTGCCCGGGCCTATTGGACCTCCATGAAAGTAATGCAGCCACAAGTGGTGGGCAGGGTCTTGAAACAGAAGCTGTTCTCCAGGATCTTCAGCATCATTGTAGCCTACTGGGCCTGCTTTGTACCATTCTGGGCCTGGCAACTAGCCAAGTTGTACTGGCCTGAGGATTTGGAGATTGGCCCGGCTACTCAGGCGTACCTCAACTTTGGCGTGACCTGCTTGACTTATGGTAACAGTTGCATCAATCCATTCCTTTATACCCTGCTCACCAGGAACTACCACGAGTACATGGCAGCCCGTGGAAGAGAAAGGCAGAGAGAAGGGCAGGTTCTCTTCAGAAGAAGGAAATATGAAAAGTCCCAAGGGGAATGCATACCTATGGCTCAAAGGTTATGTTGGCGCAAGAAGGAATACTTAAATGAAGGAGGCAAAGGAAAATAATTAACTCCCAAGACAAATTGTAAGCAAGATGCAGAAGGGTTCTACGGATACTCTGTGTATTAAATAGATTTGTATCCTTAAAGCTGCCTCTTCTCTTATTGAACAGCACCGCAGTGATTTCCATTTGATTGGGATGTATTCATTCGTTATATTGTTCTCAAGCTAATCATTGCAGTTATCAGCTGACAGCCAAACCATGTGAAACTCTAAGCATGAATCACTATCATGCTTTGCATTGTACCACTTGACGGTGTGGGGTAGAGGTATCATATGAGTTTAATTCCTGTGATCTAGGTTTCGGTTTCCCCAGATGGTGCAAACCCTGTAGGAAGACCCATAGTTTAACGGAAGAGCTTTACATTTCTAGGGCCAAAGTCTCTTACAGTGTATTATTATGGAGCAAGAGCAGGGGACCGACAATGTCAATGATCCTGTTTTATTCTGATGCCTGAGCTAGGATGCTATTTACTGTTTGCACTGTAACATTTTGTAACTATTGCTTATTTCTATTGATAGACTGTTTATTTAATGTGACCCAGGGAGGGGCATGGAATAAGTCTAaaataaacacaaataaaatagaataaaaagtCTCCACATCCACActgctggtccccccccccccatgccatttgcACTTTTGCTCCTTCTCTTGCTGCTACCACAGcttctcccttttccctgcttccctccctcGCTCCAGCCCCCATCTTCCCCCTTTTTGCtccatttttatttcctttctccttccaCTCTGGCTTTGTTTCCTTGCCCCCTCAATCTTCTTTCTTGCCCTGCCTGCCTACAGGTCCACTCATTCTAGGCAATCCAAAATATCTGCTGAGATATCATGAGATAATTTCACCcgatgttgttttttgtttttgttttgttttttgtttttttttaaaaaaattatttgtctcttcctttgttgttgttgtaatttattattttttctccaaacctgggggttctccTAGATTTCTATAAATATTTTCCCTTCCTGTACCTAGTCCCACTGTCTATATTTTTTGATCCATATTCTGGGGCTAGGTTCAGCATT
It contains:
- the LOC130474865 gene encoding urotensin-2 receptor-like; protein product: MTADLIEEASWGNFSDERLGDESPVTGVLGAVLIVMCLFGMIGNIYTLVVAFSGLSGRSTGSLCVYVINLALADLLYLSTIPFVVCTYFAHDWFFGDLGCRVLLSLDLLTMHASIFLLTTMSLERYWAVTRPLRARLAGKSYRKVASMAVWLLSLLLAVPMMVMIQQREGTSHKHICFPTWTPDAFRVYLTVLFSTSILGPGLVLGIVYSCLARAYWTSMKVMQPQVVGRVLKQKLFSRIFSIIVAYWACFVPFWAWQLAKLYWPEDLEIGPATQAYLNFGVTCLTYGNSCINPFLYTLLTRNYHEYMAARGRERQREGQVLFRRRKYEKSQGECIPMAQRLCWRKKEYLNEGGKGK